Proteins encoded together in one Streptomyces sp. NA04227 window:
- a CDS encoding alpha/beta fold hydrolase — protein sequence MTSAPTLDLRYTAETTLRVSDDTELYYEIQGDEGPHLTLINNFFIIAPMWRNFTAELAKRNRVLTYDLRNQGASTVCQDMNWDDHVEDLKLLLDGLGIERTHLLGTSASGFIARDFAARYPERVDGLILTGPSCAPSDGIRRRATERACINSLELGGTKALWDHLYSVVFSEAAMREMGAAGYLGLRSAFTAIHPPGPMLTNLKCATQVTDGPELLAAVKQPTLLLLGDKDEMWNEQLGAEAGRLIEDCEVEWMHDVGHLPYMEDGDGFQARVQRFLDSLAARDAAVAPQTGEVPDPAAGPAAEAAAPGAAAVAAAAGDDDEPLIAALCALLREVVADRADLPETGLADTELNTIGLESWAFTMLLTRIEEELSVEWDMDVPTDVFESLRSIADHLRAHHNPTLPTTSQESAQ from the coding sequence ATGACCAGCGCACCGACGCTCGACCTGCGCTACACCGCGGAGACCACGCTCCGCGTCTCGGACGACACCGAGCTCTACTACGAGATCCAGGGCGACGAGGGACCGCACCTCACCCTGATCAACAACTTCTTCATCATCGCGCCGATGTGGCGCAACTTCACCGCCGAACTGGCCAAGCGCAACCGGGTCCTGACCTACGACCTGCGCAACCAGGGCGCGTCCACGGTCTGCCAGGACATGAACTGGGACGACCACGTCGAGGACCTGAAGCTGCTGCTCGACGGCCTCGGTATCGAGCGCACCCATCTGCTCGGCACCTCGGCCTCCGGCTTCATCGCCCGTGACTTCGCGGCCCGTTACCCCGAGCGCGTGGACGGCCTGATCCTGACCGGCCCGTCCTGCGCACCCTCGGACGGCATCCGCCGCCGGGCCACCGAGCGCGCCTGCATCAACTCCCTGGAGCTGGGCGGCACCAAGGCGCTGTGGGACCACCTGTACTCGGTGGTCTTCAGCGAGGCGGCGATGCGCGAGATGGGCGCGGCCGGATACCTCGGCCTGCGCTCGGCGTTCACCGCCATCCACCCGCCCGGCCCGATGCTCACCAACCTCAAGTGCGCCACGCAGGTCACCGACGGTCCCGAACTCCTCGCCGCCGTCAAGCAGCCCACCCTGCTGCTGCTCGGCGACAAGGACGAGATGTGGAACGAGCAGCTCGGTGCGGAGGCCGGACGCCTCATCGAGGACTGCGAGGTCGAGTGGATGCACGACGTCGGCCACCTCCCGTACATGGAGGACGGCGACGGCTTCCAGGCCAGGGTCCAGCGCTTCCTCGACTCGCTGGCCGCACGCGACGCGGCGGTGGCGCCGCAGACCGGTGAGGTCCCGGACCCGGCCGCCGGCCCGGCCGCCGAGGCCGCCGCTCCGGGTGCCGCTGCGGTGGCCGCCGCTGCCGGGGACGACGACGAGCCGCTGATCGCCGCGCTCTGCGCGCTGCTGCGCGAGGTGGTCGCCGACCGTGCCGACCTGCCCGAGACCGGCCTCGCCGACACCGAGCTGAACACCATCGGCCTGGAGTCGTGGGCGTTCACCATGCTGCTCACCCGGATCGAGGAAGAGCTGTCCGTCGAGTGGGACATGGACGTGCCCACCGACGTCTTCGAGAGCCTTCGCAGCATCGCGGACCACCTGCGCGCCCACCACAACCCGACGCTTCCCACCACCTCCCAGGAGTCCGCACAGTGA
- a CDS encoding SDR family oxidoreductase yields MTATHAPAAHVITGATGFVGGAFALELLQQTADRLVCLVRGEDDRAATRRLHDALGHAAEMYGVPDLLPSILERTRAVAGDMTDEALPEYAERFRAAAGDAEFGTFWHVAASLKYEDRHADEINLMNVSGTRNVLALAKTLGQPVFNHVSTAYVAGKRTGLQYEEFPGDTDSANNVYEFTKTIGEQEVANSGLPWRVLRPSIVIGHAKTGAATSFTGMYGFVSSVLRFRRAVEKEFGNLLQHRQVPIIADPEIECDLVPVDLVARNAVTIGREGALSTVYHLNNAGSPKVGEVIEEVFELAGLRAPRFVADRGLLTEIDLKLDEGIQFYASYMINGKHFDQKNTESVCGEGSQRFDVDRAEVRRFVQWYLERIQSDGRASAPARAAFAYQDGRQPAASTQG; encoded by the coding sequence GTGACCGCCACCCACGCTCCCGCCGCACACGTCATCACCGGCGCGACCGGCTTCGTCGGCGGCGCCTTCGCGCTCGAACTGCTCCAGCAGACCGCCGACCGCCTGGTGTGCCTGGTCCGCGGCGAGGACGACCGGGCCGCGACCCGCCGTCTGCACGACGCGCTCGGGCACGCCGCCGAGATGTACGGCGTGCCCGACCTGCTGCCCTCGATCCTGGAGCGCACCCGCGCCGTCGCCGGGGACATGACGGACGAGGCGCTGCCCGAGTACGCCGAGCGCTTCCGCGCCGCCGCGGGCGACGCCGAGTTCGGCACCTTCTGGCACGTCGCCGCCTCCCTCAAGTACGAGGACCGGCACGCCGACGAGATCAACCTGATGAACGTCAGCGGCACGCGCAACGTCCTCGCGCTCGCCAAGACCCTTGGTCAGCCGGTGTTCAACCACGTCAGCACCGCGTACGTGGCGGGCAAGCGCACCGGCCTGCAGTACGAGGAGTTCCCCGGCGACACCGACTCGGCCAACAACGTCTACGAGTTCACCAAGACCATCGGCGAGCAGGAGGTCGCGAACTCCGGTCTGCCCTGGCGGGTGCTGCGCCCGTCGATCGTCATCGGCCACGCGAAGACCGGCGCCGCCACCAGCTTCACCGGCATGTACGGCTTCGTCTCCTCCGTACTGCGCTTCCGCCGCGCGGTGGAGAAGGAGTTCGGCAACCTGCTCCAGCACCGGCAGGTGCCGATCATCGCCGACCCGGAGATCGAGTGCGACCTGGTCCCCGTCGACCTGGTGGCGCGCAACGCGGTCACCATCGGCCGCGAGGGCGCGCTGAGCACCGTCTACCACCTCAACAACGCGGGTTCGCCGAAGGTCGGCGAGGTCATCGAGGAGGTCTTCGAGCTCGCCGGGCTGCGCGCGCCGCGCTTCGTCGCCGACCGGGGGCTGCTCACCGAGATCGACCTGAAGCTCGACGAGGGCATCCAGTTCTACGCCTCGTACATGATCAACGGGAAGCACTTCGACCAGAAGAACACCGAGTCCGTCTGCGGCGAGGGCAGCCAGCGCTTCGACGTGGACCGCGCCGAGGTCCGCCGCTTCGTGCAGTGGTACCTGGAGCGCATCCAGTCCGACGGCCGCGCCTCGGCCCCGGCCCGCGCCGCCTTCGCGTACCAGGACGGGCGCCAGCCCGCCGCGAGCACGCAGGGCTAG
- a CDS encoding class I adenylate-forming enzyme family protein has product MSLPDDLPKPGKLFTLGLITQQAAQKFPDSLFYLDRPFDVAPELGLRPTYAQVAELVEDLAARLYAAGVRPGHTVAVYKSHNADILFLACAIGRVGAVPAMLAPFLEWPTVVKMMGRLKPDHFLTDPATLALAGDNLAALRASAPAVLLTHGEGEGLPSVAATVPGQAPPYPDIPEDAPALITHTSGTTGVPKLVAAARRGTQLPINTQAKMAKLLRYRETFAMCISFVHARTYAALATAMQLGIGIAPLSDPDPASVGKVLTEARPGCVEAHPNMYLHWEELAGIPDGPFERVRIFMSTFDAIHPRSIRTLLGASKRRSPLFIQTYGQTETGPVTMRIYTRRNIDKADGRCVGFVFPGMTKARIRPRPQDQGTRNGYIQARSSGVALTYVGQQELYDERCEAGDWWNLQDIGYKTRWGCVHLMDREFDQADGLDSLLAAEDTLIEALPELTEAVFVRVGETVRPVVTTRQDRPLDRAAWQAAVADLPGLAEPIHVAWKYIPHTATWKVKRNVLAAGLTDGSIPALDGVRS; this is encoded by the coding sequence ATGTCCCTGCCCGACGACCTGCCGAAGCCGGGGAAGCTGTTCACGCTGGGTCTGATCACCCAGCAGGCCGCGCAGAAGTTCCCCGACTCGCTGTTCTACCTCGACCGGCCCTTCGACGTCGCACCCGAGCTGGGCCTGCGGCCGACCTACGCGCAGGTCGCCGAGCTCGTCGAGGACCTGGCCGCCCGGCTGTACGCCGCGGGCGTGCGCCCCGGTCACACCGTGGCCGTGTACAAGAGCCACAACGCCGACATCCTCTTCCTGGCTTGCGCCATCGGCCGGGTGGGCGCGGTTCCCGCCATGCTCGCGCCGTTCCTGGAGTGGCCGACCGTGGTGAAGATGATGGGCCGGCTGAAGCCGGACCACTTCCTCACCGACCCGGCCACCCTCGCGCTCGCCGGGGACAACCTCGCGGCCCTGCGCGCCAGCGCCCCGGCCGTCCTGCTCACCCACGGCGAGGGCGAAGGGCTGCCCTCGGTCGCCGCCACCGTGCCCGGCCAGGCGCCCCCGTACCCGGACATCCCCGAGGACGCGCCCGCGCTGATCACGCACACCTCCGGCACCACCGGTGTGCCCAAGCTGGTGGCCGCCGCCAGGCGCGGCACGCAGCTGCCCATCAACACCCAGGCCAAGATGGCCAAGCTGCTGCGCTACCGCGAGACCTTCGCCATGTGCATCTCCTTCGTGCACGCCCGCACCTACGCGGCCCTCGCCACCGCCATGCAGCTCGGCATCGGCATCGCGCCGCTGTCGGACCCGGACCCGGCCAGCGTCGGCAAGGTGCTCACCGAGGCCCGCCCCGGCTGTGTCGAGGCGCACCCCAACATGTACCTGCACTGGGAGGAACTGGCGGGCATCCCGGACGGCCCCTTCGAGCGGGTGCGCATCTTCATGAGCACCTTCGACGCCATCCACCCGCGCAGCATCCGTACCCTGCTCGGCGCGAGCAAGCGGCGCTCCCCGCTGTTCATCCAGACCTACGGGCAGACCGAGACCGGCCCGGTCACCATGCGGATCTACACCCGCCGCAACATCGACAAGGCCGACGGCCGCTGCGTCGGCTTCGTCTTCCCCGGCATGACCAAGGCTCGTATCCGGCCCCGCCCGCAGGACCAGGGCACCCGCAACGGCTACATCCAGGCCCGGTCCTCCGGTGTCGCGCTCACCTACGTCGGCCAGCAGGAGCTGTACGACGAGCGCTGCGAGGCGGGCGACTGGTGGAACCTCCAGGACATCGGTTACAAGACCCGCTGGGGCTGTGTGCACCTGATGGACCGCGAGTTCGACCAGGCGGACGGACTCGACAGCCTGCTCGCCGCCGAGGACACGCTGATCGAGGCGCTGCCGGAGCTGACCGAGGCCGTCTTCGTCCGGGTCGGCGAGACCGTACGTCCCGTGGTGACCACCCGTCAGGACCGGCCGCTGGACCGCGCCGCCTGGCAGGCCGCCGTCGCCGACCTGCCCGGGCTGGCGGAGCCGATCCACGTCGCCTGGAAGTACATCCCGCACACCGCGACCTGGAAGGTGAAGCGCAACGTCCTCGCCGCCGGTCTGACCGACGGTTCGATACCGGCGCTGGACGGGGTGCGGAGCTGA
- a CDS encoding anthranilate synthase component I translates to MTTHPLPVPLPREWTTGAGVRVERTRTAVDGESALRELEHALDTRRGAVLRSDYESPDRYRRHAVGYTDPPVEIVLRGLRTVEVRALNARGEVLLPVLRTAAQRTLREIRELQVTDEGGEFGGPGFAGEVRATPGQDLFSEEDRSRRPGAFDFVRAVRDALSGPAGDFLGLYGAFGYDLVLAFDPVPLHQSGRSAAHRDLVLHLPDEVIVTDPAAGTAWRHSYEFTAEGRSTHGLPRNTPAEPFRTGAQAADGDHAPGEYATLVRAARERFRAGDLFEVVTSRTFDRPVTCPPSELFRALCERNPSPYQMLVNLGEGEHLVGTSPEMFVRVHARATADGTGWRVESAPISGTVARGRDALEDAEQVKALLASEKEEAELTMCTDVDRNDKSRVCEPGTVRVIGRRQLEMYSTLIHTVDHVEGVLRPERDALDAFLSHMWAVTVTGAPKHAAVAFLEEHERSPRRWYGGAVGRIGFDGTLDTGLTLRTVHLHDGRARVRTGATLLYDSVPEAEEQETELKAKALLEVLDALASGSGAAASATATPRAAKAVGDAGDAAYRPRVLLVDHQDSFVHTLAGYFRQAGARVSTYRSGFDKSLVADIDPDLIVLSPGPGRPEDHDTAGTLRIAEDHGIPVFGVCLGMQALVEYLGGRLAVLDRPYHGKPSEVSVVDGGGALLRGLPPRFTAGRYHSLYADAASLPPGLRVTARCPDGVAMAVEHETRALAGVQFHPESLMTQFDDHGQRLIGNVLARLARRPEPVGGVPRA, encoded by the coding sequence ATGACCACCCATCCGCTGCCCGTTCCACTGCCCCGGGAGTGGACCACCGGCGCGGGCGTGCGCGTCGAGCGCACCCGTACCGCCGTCGACGGCGAGTCCGCCCTGCGCGAGCTCGAACACGCCCTCGACACCCGCAGGGGCGCCGTCCTGCGCTCCGACTACGAGTCCCCCGACCGCTACCGCCGCCACGCCGTCGGCTACACCGACCCGCCGGTCGAGATCGTGCTGCGCGGGCTGCGCACGGTCGAGGTCCGTGCGCTCAACGCCCGCGGCGAGGTGCTGCTGCCGGTGCTGCGCACGGCGGCCCAGCGGACGCTTCGTGAGATCCGCGAGCTCCAAGTCACCGACGAGGGCGGCGAGTTCGGCGGCCCCGGCTTCGCCGGAGAGGTCCGGGCCACGCCGGGCCAGGACCTCTTCAGCGAGGAGGACCGGTCACGGCGGCCGGGCGCCTTCGACTTCGTGCGTGCCGTGCGCGACGCGCTGTCCGGCCCGGCCGGGGACTTCCTCGGCCTGTACGGCGCCTTCGGCTACGACCTGGTGCTCGCCTTCGACCCGGTACCGCTGCACCAGAGCGGCCGCTCGGCGGCCCACCGCGATCTGGTGCTGCACCTGCCGGACGAGGTGATCGTCACCGACCCGGCGGCGGGCACCGCCTGGCGGCACAGCTACGAGTTCACCGCCGAGGGCCGCAGCACCCACGGCCTGCCCCGGAACACACCCGCCGAGCCATTTCGCACCGGAGCACAGGCGGCCGACGGGGACCACGCGCCCGGCGAGTACGCCACGCTGGTCCGCGCCGCCCGCGAACGCTTCCGCGCGGGCGACCTGTTCGAGGTGGTCACCAGCCGTACCTTCGACCGCCCCGTCACCTGCCCGCCCTCGGAGCTGTTCCGGGCCCTGTGCGAGCGCAACCCGTCCCCGTACCAGATGCTCGTCAACCTCGGTGAGGGCGAGCATCTGGTGGGCACCTCGCCGGAGATGTTCGTACGGGTGCACGCGCGGGCCACCGCCGACGGCACCGGCTGGCGGGTGGAGTCGGCGCCGATCAGCGGCACCGTGGCCCGTGGCCGGGACGCCCTGGAGGACGCCGAACAGGTCAAGGCGCTGCTCGCCTCCGAGAAGGAGGAGGCGGAGCTGACCATGTGCACCGACGTGGACCGCAACGACAAGTCGCGGGTCTGCGAGCCGGGCACCGTCCGCGTCATCGGCCGCCGCCAGCTGGAGATGTACTCGACGCTGATCCACACCGTCGACCACGTCGAGGGTGTGCTGCGGCCCGAACGCGACGCGCTGGACGCCTTCCTCAGCCATATGTGGGCGGTGACCGTCACGGGTGCGCCCAAGCACGCGGCGGTCGCCTTCCTGGAGGAGCACGAGCGCTCCCCGCGCCGCTGGTACGGCGGTGCCGTGGGCCGGATCGGCTTCGACGGCACCCTGGACACCGGCCTCACCCTGCGCACGGTCCATCTGCACGACGGCCGCGCCCGGGTGCGCACCGGCGCGACGCTGCTCTACGACTCGGTGCCCGAGGCGGAGGAGCAGGAGACCGAGCTGAAGGCGAAGGCGCTCCTGGAGGTGCTCGACGCCCTGGCCTCCGGTTCCGGGGCCGCTGCGAGCGCCACGGCAACTCCGCGTGCGGCGAAGGCAGTTGGGGACGCGGGCGATGCGGCGTACCGCCCCCGCGTGCTGCTCGTGGACCACCAGGACTCCTTCGTGCACACCCTGGCCGGGTACTTCCGGCAGGCGGGCGCCCGGGTCTCCACGTACCGCAGCGGTTTCGACAAGTCCCTTGTCGCGGACATCGATCCGGACCTGATCGTGCTCTCGCCCGGCCCCGGCCGCCCCGAGGACCACGACACCGCGGGGACCCTGCGGATCGCCGAGGACCACGGGATCCCGGTGTTCGGGGTCTGCCTCGGTATGCAGGCCCTGGTCGAGTACCTGGGCGGGCGCCTCGCGGTGCTCGACCGTCCGTACCACGGCAAGCCCTCGGAGGTCTCGGTGGTGGACGGCGGCGGCGCACTGCTGCGCGGACTGCCGCCGCGCTTCACCGCCGGGCGCTACCACTCCCTGTACGCCGACGCCGCGAGCCTGCCGCCCGGCCTGCGGGTGACCGCCCGCTGCCCGGATGGTGTGGCCATGGCCGTCGAGCACGAGACCCGTGCGCTTGCCGGTGTGCAGTTCCATCCCGAATCCCTGATGACGCAGTTCGACGATCACGGACAGCGGCTGATCGGCAATGTCCTGGCGCGACTCGCACGGCGGCCGGAGCCCGTCGGCGGCGTGCCCCGCGCGTGA
- a CDS encoding RNA polymerase sigma factor, with the protein MDAAPPVDKLILTAQAGDRRAVNDLLLHITPFVRRLCSSVDAGHRPEAVQEALLAVYRGLHTLREPAAFYGWVRAVTMREAARVARRAGQTVTSELTDQPSAADPSVRVAIADVLERLPSHQRDILTLRAVYGLQEQETARVLSLPIGTVRSRLHRARRNFQEAWR; encoded by the coding sequence ATGGACGCTGCACCACCAGTCGACAAGCTGATCCTCACCGCCCAGGCCGGAGACCGGCGCGCGGTGAACGACCTGCTGCTCCACATCACACCGTTCGTACGGCGCCTGTGCTCCTCGGTGGACGCCGGTCACCGGCCCGAGGCGGTCCAGGAAGCACTGCTCGCCGTCTACCGGGGACTGCACACCCTGCGCGAACCGGCCGCGTTCTACGGCTGGGTGCGCGCCGTGACGATGCGCGAGGCGGCCCGGGTCGCACGCCGCGCGGGACAGACCGTGACGTCCGAACTCACCGACCAGCCGTCCGCGGCCGACCCCTCGGTACGGGTCGCCATCGCCGACGTACTGGAACGCCTGCCCTCGCACCAGCGGGACATCCTGACCCTGCGCGCGGTCTACGGACTCCAGGAGCAGGAGACGGCACGCGTACTGTCCCTGCCGATCGGCACCGTACGCTCCCGGCTGCACCGCGCCCGGCGCAATTTCCAGGAGGCATGGCGCTGA
- a CDS encoding helix-turn-helix transcriptional regulator yields MRMLRRQQDMARRSLEESRLMHEAMESLLEVYLPATGTAKSAVEVTAVSTVEEMVQALYDVTDSARSSMCTVYAENTLPVRLRRRLGPLRQRMFDRGIHIRSIRHRRDTASPGSFDTFGRLVKAGVDLRLASVIPLNMVIIDSDFAVLPAAEGEPRNTQLTVRGAPLVSAFSAVFEHTWREAAPFTPEGESAAPGLSDEHRTLVQLLADGMKDEAIARTLGVSPRTASRLIADLMQRLGATSRFAAGARAAQYGLLSSTRSRHLSSVPEQPEPAPAVGGC; encoded by the coding sequence ATGCGCATGCTGAGGCGGCAGCAGGACATGGCGCGGCGCAGCCTGGAGGAGTCCCGGCTGATGCACGAGGCGATGGAGTCGCTCCTCGAGGTCTACCTCCCGGCGACCGGCACCGCGAAGTCCGCCGTCGAGGTCACCGCGGTGAGCACCGTCGAGGAGATGGTGCAGGCGCTGTACGACGTCACCGACTCGGCGCGCTCCAGCATGTGCACCGTCTACGCGGAGAACACGCTGCCTGTCCGGCTGCGCCGCAGGCTCGGCCCGCTGCGGCAGCGGATGTTCGACCGGGGCATCCACATCCGTTCCATCCGGCACCGCCGCGACACCGCCTCGCCCGGCTCGTTCGACACCTTCGGCCGTCTGGTGAAGGCGGGTGTGGATCTGCGGCTCGCCTCGGTCATCCCGCTCAACATGGTGATCATCGACTCGGACTTCGCGGTGCTGCCCGCGGCCGAGGGCGAGCCCCGCAACACCCAACTCACCGTGCGCGGCGCGCCGTTGGTGTCCGCGTTCTCGGCGGTCTTCGAGCACACCTGGCGCGAGGCGGCCCCGTTCACCCCCGAGGGCGAGAGCGCCGCGCCCGGTCTCTCCGACGAACACCGCACCCTGGTGCAGCTGCTGGCCGACGGAATGAAGGACGAGGCCATCGCGCGCACCCTCGGCGTCTCGCCGCGCACCGCCAGCAGGCTGATCGCGGACCTGATGCAGCGCCTCGGTGCCACCAGCCGTTTCGCGGCGGGCGCCCGCGCCGCCCAGTACGGGCTGCTCAGCTCCACCCGCTCCCGGCACCTCTCCTCGGTCCCGGAGCAGCCCGAACCGGCGCCCGCGGTCGGCGGCTGCTGA
- a CDS encoding condensation domain-containing protein, with the protein MKFIDICDLDVRPGRLTVWRPTEGSASPDHWVPDQRPASYLQEAHLFDAMVSADTGDRGPSWLATVFELPGPLDHTALEAALLGWVDRHESLRSKLVPTRGEDGGRMSRATLRPGTVALRRDDHGDFADGRELCARIEDLLDRATDPLAWPSFVFATVGHAESTTVYLAFDHHNVDGYSIFLMPHEISELYTAALNGRSAELGDVGSYLDFAGAEREDAALVHSGHETVLRWREFVEASGGRLPEFPAPVAPDGDEVVAQRGGITWLLDNDGAEAFNTACKSQGGNFAAGILSCLALAARDIAGLEDFRVMTPFHTRSKSQWEQSLGWYVGLAPVHFPVGADAAFGEVMKEANAALRRARPLASVPFARITELLGLPLEPRFMVSYMDIRWTPGAEQWADWNAAALRSRRMNPHEVYLWIMRSHEGAYLSYRFPDTERGREAVLPYLADIGRLAQQVAAQNPRGSRGKEPAPC; encoded by the coding sequence GTGAAGTTCATCGACATCTGCGACCTGGACGTCCGGCCCGGTCGGCTCACCGTATGGCGGCCCACCGAAGGCAGCGCTTCCCCGGACCACTGGGTCCCGGACCAGCGACCTGCCTCCTACCTCCAGGAAGCGCACCTCTTCGACGCGATGGTCTCCGCCGACACGGGAGACCGCGGGCCGTCCTGGCTCGCCACCGTCTTCGAACTGCCCGGTCCCCTCGACCACACGGCACTCGAAGCCGCCCTGCTCGGCTGGGTCGACCGGCACGAGTCGCTGCGCAGCAAGCTGGTACCGACCCGCGGCGAGGACGGCGGCCGGATGAGCCGCGCCACCCTGCGCCCCGGCACGGTGGCACTGCGCCGCGACGACCACGGCGACTTCGCCGACGGACGCGAACTCTGCGCCCGTATAGAGGACTTGCTCGACCGGGCCACCGACCCGCTGGCCTGGCCCTCGTTCGTCTTCGCGACCGTCGGGCACGCCGAGTCCACCACCGTGTACCTGGCCTTCGACCACCACAACGTCGACGGCTACTCGATCTTCCTCATGCCGCACGAGATCAGCGAGCTGTATACGGCCGCGCTGAACGGACGCAGCGCCGAACTCGGCGACGTCGGCAGCTACTTGGACTTCGCGGGCGCCGAACGCGAGGACGCCGCCCTGGTGCACAGCGGCCACGAGACCGTGCTGCGCTGGCGGGAGTTCGTCGAGGCCTCCGGCGGCCGGCTGCCCGAGTTCCCCGCCCCGGTCGCCCCTGACGGGGACGAGGTGGTCGCCCAGCGCGGCGGCATCACCTGGCTCCTCGACAACGACGGCGCCGAGGCCTTCAACACCGCCTGCAAGTCCCAGGGCGGCAACTTCGCCGCCGGCATCCTCTCCTGCCTCGCCCTCGCCGCGCGCGACATCGCGGGCCTGGAGGACTTCCGGGTGATGACGCCGTTCCACACCCGCAGCAAGTCCCAGTGGGAGCAGTCGCTCGGCTGGTACGTGGGGCTCGCGCCGGTGCACTTCCCGGTCGGCGCCGACGCCGCCTTCGGCGAGGTGATGAAGGAGGCGAACGCCGCGCTGCGCCGCGCCCGCCCGCTGGCCTCCGTACCCTTCGCGCGGATCACCGAACTCCTCGGCCTGCCGCTCGAACCGCGGTTCATGGTCTCGTACATGGACATCCGCTGGACCCCGGGCGCCGAGCAGTGGGCGGACTGGAACGCGGCCGCGCTGCGCAGCCGCCGGATGAACCCGCACGAGGTCTACCTCTGGATCATGCGCTCCCACGAGGGCGCCTATCTGAGCTACCGCTTCCCCGACACCGAACGTGGCCGGGAAGCCGTGCTCCCGTATCTGGCCGACATCGGCCGTCTCGCCCAGCAGGTCGCCGCACAGAACCCTCGTGGCAGCCGTGGAAAGGAACCCGCACCGTGCTGA
- a CDS encoding condensation domain-containing protein, with protein MTPLPDYVPRPGELVEFKVPADAVAEAAQAPEHPAPPSYVQENHILRRLANKAAGRPQSPWLGIVFELPGKLDTGAMATALEKWVLRHRTLLTWFSAKEGAEGEKPLLQRREVPAELVSVQAVALGEQSADAIHTHITESFRDQTDPLVWPPFTAGAVVREDDTSTVFFAVDHAHTDGFSMILVFDELRSLYQAEVLGTKAELPEVGSYVDACVLDRERAAGIKADSPEVKSWIDFFLGGPLPSFPLDLGVPPGESRPSLSIELDLLTADEAVAFSEACKAHGASFSVGLLTALGIAGSELAGRPGYRGLAVVHTRDEPRWQFTQGWFINLVPVAFDVTEDGEPLTLGRILAGAKASYAEARKLAMVSPLRVAELIPGVSLGGDASTVLPMLSYIDLRHAPGSRDWEAADCNALVGPGPSSEVPVWINRLWDRTYLKTRYPDTPEARHNVPRYFEHLKHVLGEIAATGDYTLKPLKP; from the coding sequence ATGACCCCCCTGCCGGACTATGTCCCGCGCCCCGGTGAACTGGTGGAGTTCAAGGTCCCCGCCGATGCGGTCGCCGAGGCCGCCCAGGCCCCCGAGCACCCGGCCCCGCCCTCGTACGTGCAGGAGAACCACATCCTGCGCCGCCTCGCCAACAAGGCCGCGGGCCGCCCGCAGTCGCCCTGGCTCGGCATCGTCTTCGAACTGCCCGGCAAGCTGGACACCGGCGCCATGGCCACCGCATTGGAGAAGTGGGTGCTGCGCCACCGCACCCTGCTGACCTGGTTCTCCGCCAAGGAGGGCGCCGAGGGTGAGAAGCCGCTGCTCCAGCGCCGCGAGGTGCCCGCCGAGCTGGTCTCCGTGCAGGCCGTCGCGCTCGGTGAGCAGAGCGCGGACGCCATCCACACCCACATCACCGAGAGCTTCCGCGACCAGACCGATCCGCTTGTCTGGCCGCCGTTCACCGCGGGCGCCGTGGTGCGCGAGGACGACACCTCCACCGTCTTCTTCGCCGTCGACCACGCGCACACCGACGGCTTCTCGATGATCCTGGTCTTCGACGAGCTGCGCTCGCTCTACCAGGCCGAAGTCCTCGGTACGAAGGCCGAGTTGCCGGAGGTCGGCAGCTACGTCGACGCCTGCGTACTGGACCGTGAGCGGGCCGCCGGGATCAAGGCGGACTCGCCCGAGGTGAAGAGCTGGATCGACTTCTTCCTCGGTGGTCCGCTGCCGTCCTTCCCGCTCGACCTCGGCGTACCGCCCGGCGAGAGCCGCCCCAGCCTCTCCATCGAGCTGGACCTGCTCACCGCCGACGAGGCGGTCGCCTTCTCCGAGGCGTGCAAGGCGCACGGCGCCTCCTTCTCCGTCGGCCTGCTCACCGCGCTCGGCATCGCGGGCAGCGAACTCGCGGGCCGCCCCGGCTACCGCGGCCTCGCCGTGGTGCACACCCGCGACGAGCCCCGCTGGCAGTTCACCCAGGGCTGGTTCATCAACCTGGTCCCGGTCGCCTTCGACGTCACCGAGGACGGCGAGCCCCTCACCCTGGGCCGCATCCTGGCCGGAGCCAAGGCCTCCTACGCCGAGGCCCGCAAGCTGGCCATGGTCTCGCCGCTGCGCGTCGCCGAGCTGATACCCGGCGTCTCGCTGGGCGGCGACGCCTCCACCGTGCTGCCGATGCTCTCCTACATCGACCTGCGGCACGCGCCGGGCTCCCGCGACTGGGAGGCCGCCGACTGCAACGCCCTGGTCGGCCCCGGCCCGAGCAGCGAGGTCCCGGTCTGGATCAACCGCCTCTGGGACCGCACGTACCTCAAGACCCGCTACCCGGACACCCCCGAGGCCCGCCACAACGTGCCCCGGTACTTCGAACACCTCAAGCACGTGCTCGGGGAGATCGCCGCCACCGGCGACTACACGCTGAAGCCGCTCAAGCCGTAG